CCAGTAGAGAATCACAACTTTGGTGCAGATAACTGACTTTTTCAGGTGGTCTTAGGATTTCCGGAGGCGTTCGCTTCATTCTCAAGGGAGGCAAAATAAGCAATCTTATGGTCAATCTTCCGGGCAAAGCTCTGAAAGAACTTAATCTTCTCATCGATATGCTGTTTATGCTCCTGCAGCAGCCTGCGCTGGTCGGGCAGACGGTCCCTGCCTTCTTGAGAGTACGCAATGAATTGCTTAATATCGGCGATAGCCATTCCGGTATCCTTCAGGCAGCAGATTAACGAGATCAGCTCCAGATCCTCGTCGTTGAAGCAGCGGTTGCCGTTGGCATCCCTTCCCACTACCGGCAATACTCCCTCCCGTTCATAGTAACGCAGCGTATATTGGCTTAGTCCGCTTTTTTGTGCTATGGTTTTGATGCTGTAGCCCATTTGAGCAGCCCCTCTCTGTCAGCTAGCATTGTTTTCTCTTATAACGTACACCAATCGGATGCTGTGAACAACTGCTCTATGAATCTATTGACTTACACCTAACTCTAAGGTCTAAGCTTAACGCAGAACCTTTCATTTAAGGAGTGAAATATTAATGGTAAAAAGAATTAACGTCGCTAACG
This region of Paenibacillus sp. FSL K6-1096 genomic DNA includes:
- a CDS encoding MerR family transcriptional regulator is translated as MGYSIKTIAQKSGLSQYTLRYYEREGVLPVVGRDANGNRCFNDEDLELISLICCLKDTGMAIADIKQFIAYSQEGRDRLPDQRRLLQEHKQHIDEKIKFFQSFARKIDHKIAYFASLENEANASGNPKTT